The Cellulomonas wangleii genome includes a region encoding these proteins:
- a CDS encoding CTP synthase, which produces MERAHRLSGRSDSLTRHIFVTGGVASSLGKGLTASSLGRLLRSRGLRVTMQKLDPYINVDPGTMNPFQHGEVFVTEDGAETDLDVGHYERFLDVDLVGSANVTTGQVYSDVIAKERRGEYLGDTVQVIPHITDEIKGRMRSQASEDVDVIITEIGGTVGDIESQPFLEAARQVRHDLGRDNVFFLHVSLLPYIGPSGELKTKPTQHSVAALRSIGIQPDAIVLRADREVPESIKRKIALFCDVDVDSVAIAKDAPSIYDIPRVLHAEGLDAYVVQRLGLPFRDVEWSGWDALLSRVHAPAHQVEIALVGKYIDLPDAYLSVTEALRAGGFHHDARVTIRWVPSDDCRTPEGAREALGGVDAVLVPGGFGVRGIEGKLGALRWARERKVPTLGLCLGLQCMVIEYARNVAGLEGASSSEFDPDSPHPVIATMEEQLTIVGGEGDLGGTMRLGAYDAALLPGSVVAEVYGSERVSERHRHRYEVNNAYRDKLEAAGLVISGVSPDRSLVEFVELPREEHPYYVATQAHPEFKSRPTRAHPLFAGLVGAALAARTTA; this is translated from the coding sequence ATGGAACGCGCGCATCGACTCTCCGGGCGGTCGGACTCCCTGACCCGGCACATCTTCGTCACGGGGGGCGTGGCCTCCTCTCTGGGCAAGGGCCTGACGGCCAGCAGCCTCGGTCGACTTCTCCGTTCGCGCGGCCTGCGCGTCACGATGCAGAAGCTCGACCCGTACATCAACGTGGACCCCGGGACGATGAACCCGTTCCAGCACGGTGAGGTCTTCGTCACCGAGGACGGTGCCGAGACCGACCTGGACGTGGGCCACTACGAGCGGTTCCTCGACGTCGACCTGGTCGGCTCGGCGAACGTCACGACCGGGCAGGTGTACTCCGACGTCATCGCCAAGGAGCGCCGCGGCGAGTACCTCGGCGACACCGTGCAGGTGATCCCGCACATCACGGACGAGATCAAGGGGCGGATGCGCTCGCAGGCGTCCGAGGACGTCGACGTGATCATCACCGAGATCGGCGGCACCGTCGGCGACATCGAGTCGCAGCCGTTCCTCGAGGCGGCACGCCAGGTGCGCCACGACCTCGGACGCGACAACGTGTTCTTCCTGCACGTGTCCCTGCTGCCGTACATCGGCCCGTCCGGGGAGCTGAAGACCAAGCCCACGCAGCACTCCGTGGCGGCGCTGCGCAGCATCGGCATCCAGCCGGACGCGATCGTGCTGCGTGCGGACCGCGAGGTGCCGGAGTCGATCAAGCGCAAGATCGCGCTGTTCTGCGACGTCGACGTGGACAGCGTCGCGATCGCCAAGGACGCGCCGAGCATCTACGACATCCCGCGCGTTCTGCACGCCGAGGGCCTCGACGCGTACGTCGTCCAGCGGCTCGGCCTGCCGTTCCGCGACGTCGAGTGGAGCGGCTGGGACGCGCTGCTCAGCCGGGTCCACGCCCCTGCGCACCAGGTCGAGATCGCGCTGGTCGGCAAGTACATCGACCTGCCCGACGCGTACCTCTCGGTGACCGAGGCGCTGCGCGCCGGCGGGTTCCACCACGACGCACGCGTCACGATCCGGTGGGTGCCGTCCGACGACTGCCGCACCCCGGAGGGCGCCCGGGAGGCGCTCGGCGGCGTGGACGCCGTGCTCGTGCCCGGCGGCTTCGGCGTGCGCGGCATCGAGGGCAAGCTCGGCGCGCTGCGCTGGGCGCGGGAGCGCAAGGTCCCCACGCTGGGCCTGTGCCTGGGGCTGCAGTGCATGGTCATCGAGTACGCGCGCAACGTCGCCGGGCTCGAGGGGGCGTCGTCCTCCGAGTTCGACCCGGACTCGCCGCACCCCGTCATCGCCACGATGGAGGAGCAGCTGACGATCGTCGGCGGCGAGGGCGACCTCGGCGGCACGATGCGCCTGGGCGCCTACGACGCCGCGCTCCTGCCCGGCTCGGTCGTCGCCGAGGTGTACGGCAGCGAGCGCGTCTCGGAGCGGCACCGGCACCGGTACGAGGTGAACAACGCGTACCGCGACAAGCTCGAGGCCGCCGGCCTGGTGATCTCCGGCGTCTCGCCCGACCGCTCGCTCGTGGAGTTCGTCGAGCTGCCGCGCGAGGAGCACCCGTACTACGTCGCGACGCAGGCGCACCCGGAGTTCAAGTCGCGTCCCACGCGTGCGCACCCGCTGTTCGCGGGTCTCGTCGGCGCGGCGCTCGCGGCGCGGACGACCGCGTGA
- the sufD gene encoding Fe-S cluster assembly protein SufD, producing the protein MSTTTNEQGPSEGLSTDHSRATADGAHTHGGIVPEASRASRPTSFDVADFPVPTGREEEWRFAPVDRFAGLFAAASDGVLTGRGVLTTVVESPEVRVEIVDRDDVRLGTAGKPGDRAAATAWASFDRATVVTLPRESVSSKVTSVVVEGIEGAGLADAPLEPTAAHLLLHAEPMSQGVVVLDHVGHANLTETVEIVAEDGAHLTVVSVQDWAAGSVHAASHRVRIGRDATVKHIVVTLGGDVVRITPDTEFVGEGASVTALGLYFADADQHQEHRLFVDHAVPNCVSRVTYKGALQGVGAHTVWVGDVLIRAAAEGTDTYELNRNLVLTDGARADSVPNLEIETGLIEGAGHASATGRFDDEQLFYLRARGIPETDARRLVVRGFFAELIQEIGVPEVEERLVAAIDAELEKSMSAILGVPQVEGSQAAAATERA; encoded by the coding sequence ATGTCGACCACCACGAACGAGCAGGGCCCCAGCGAGGGCCTCTCGACGGACCACTCCCGCGCGACCGCCGACGGCGCGCACACGCACGGCGGGATCGTGCCGGAGGCGTCGCGCGCGTCGCGTCCGACGTCCTTCGACGTCGCGGACTTCCCCGTTCCCACCGGGCGCGAGGAGGAGTGGCGCTTCGCGCCCGTCGACCGGTTCGCCGGTCTGTTCGCCGCGGCGAGCGACGGCGTGCTGACCGGTCGCGGCGTCCTCACGACGGTCGTCGAGTCGCCGGAGGTCCGCGTCGAGATCGTCGACCGCGACGACGTGCGTCTCGGCACCGCCGGCAAGCCGGGCGACCGGGCCGCCGCGACCGCGTGGGCGTCGTTCGACCGCGCGACGGTCGTGACGCTGCCCCGCGAGTCGGTCTCCTCCAAGGTCACCTCGGTCGTCGTCGAGGGCATCGAGGGCGCCGGTCTGGCCGACGCGCCCCTCGAGCCGACCGCGGCGCACCTGCTGCTGCACGCCGAGCCGATGTCGCAGGGCGTCGTCGTCCTCGACCACGTCGGGCACGCCAACCTCACCGAGACGGTCGAGATCGTCGCGGAGGACGGTGCGCACCTGACGGTCGTGTCGGTGCAGGACTGGGCCGCCGGCTCGGTCCACGCCGCCAGCCACCGGGTGCGGATCGGGCGCGATGCGACCGTGAAGCACATCGTCGTCACGCTCGGTGGCGACGTCGTGCGCATCACGCCCGACACCGAGTTCGTCGGCGAGGGTGCGTCCGTCACGGCGCTCGGCCTGTACTTCGCGGACGCGGACCAGCACCAGGAGCACCGCCTGTTCGTCGACCACGCGGTCCCGAACTGCGTGTCCCGGGTCACCTACAAGGGTGCCCTGCAGGGCGTCGGCGCCCACACGGTCTGGGTCGGCGACGTGCTGATCCGCGCGGCCGCCGAGGGGACCGACACGTACGAGCTGAACCGCAACCTCGTCCTCACGGACGGCGCGCGCGCGGACTCGGTCCCCAACCTCGAGATCGAGACCGGTCTGATCGAGGGCGCCGGCCACGCCAGCGCCACCGGCCGGTTCGACGACGAGCAGCTGTTCTACCTGCGTGCCCGTGGCATCCCGGAGACGGACGCCCGCCGTCTCGTCGTGCGCGGCTTCTTCGCCGAGCTCATCCAGGAGATCGGCGTGCCCGAGGTCGAGGAGCGGCTCGTCGCCGCGATCGACGCGGAGCTCGAGAAGTCGATGAGCGCGATCCTCGGCGTGCCGCAGGTCGAGGGCTCGCAGGCCGCGGCCGCCACGGAGCGTGCATGA
- a CDS encoding non-heme iron oxygenase ferredoxin subunit: protein MSAQLACYTADVPVAGALRVELEGEAGPVEVAVVRDESGDWHAISDVCSHGAVSLSDGEVEDCTVECWLHGSRFDLRSGKPLSPPAIRPVPVYPVTVDGERVLVDVDAPL from the coding sequence ATGAGCGCCCAGCTGGCCTGCTACACCGCGGACGTGCCGGTCGCCGGTGCGCTCCGCGTCGAGCTCGAGGGCGAGGCGGGACCTGTCGAGGTCGCCGTCGTCCGCGACGAGTCCGGTGACTGGCACGCGATCAGCGACGTCTGCTCGCACGGTGCCGTCTCCCTGTCCGACGGCGAGGTCGAGGACTGCACGGTGGAGTGCTGGCTGCACGGGTCGAGGTTCGACCTGCGCTCCGGCAAGCCGCTGTCGCCGCCCGCGATCCGCCCCGTCCCCGTCTACCCCGTGACCGTCGACGGCGAGCGTGTGCTCGTCGACGTCGACGCGCCGCTCTGA
- a CDS encoding ABC transporter ATP-binding protein, protein MHRSPAVEVHGLVKRYDGRAVVDGLDLTADAGRVTAVLGPNGAGKTTTVECCEGLRSPDAGTVRVLGLDPVADAAALRPAVGVMLQDGGLPTGVRAQEMLEHVARMYARPLDTGQLAERLGLGAFARTTVRRLSGGQRQRLALAVAVVGRPRVVFLDEPSAGMDPQSRLAVWELVRELRDGGAAVILTTHLMEEAEDVADQVAVVDHGTVIARGTVPQLLAMGVDRDGAATLVVHTDGDVDPAGLAERLGDRFTVERRSGTSLAVTGAVAPGTVAATTGWLAEQDVLVTHLDLGRRTLEDVFLDLTGRSLR, encoded by the coding sequence GTGCACCGCTCCCCTGCCGTCGAGGTCCACGGCCTCGTGAAGAGGTACGACGGACGCGCCGTCGTCGACGGCCTCGACCTGACGGCCGACGCCGGCCGCGTCACCGCGGTGCTGGGTCCCAACGGCGCCGGGAAGACCACCACGGTCGAGTGCTGCGAGGGCCTGCGGTCCCCGGACGCCGGGACCGTGCGCGTCCTCGGCCTCGACCCCGTCGCGGACGCCGCGGCCCTGCGACCGGCCGTCGGGGTGATGCTGCAGGACGGTGGGCTGCCGACCGGTGTGCGGGCGCAGGAGATGCTCGAGCACGTCGCGCGCATGTACGCCCGGCCGCTCGACACGGGCCAGCTCGCGGAGCGCCTCGGCCTCGGCGCGTTCGCGCGCACCACCGTGCGCCGCCTGTCCGGGGGGCAGCGCCAACGGCTCGCGCTGGCCGTCGCGGTCGTCGGGCGGCCCCGTGTGGTGTTCCTCGACGAGCCGAGCGCGGGCATGGACCCGCAGTCGCGGCTGGCCGTGTGGGAGCTCGTGCGCGAGCTGCGCGACGGCGGGGCCGCCGTCATCCTCACGACGCACCTCATGGAGGAGGCCGAGGACGTCGCCGACCAGGTCGCCGTCGTCGACCACGGGACGGTGATCGCCCGCGGCACCGTGCCGCAGCTGCTCGCCATGGGCGTCGACCGCGACGGAGCGGCGACGCTCGTCGTGCACACCGACGGCGACGTCGACCCCGCCGGGCTCGCGGAGCGGCTCGGCGACCGGTTCACCGTGGAGCGCCGCTCCGGCACGTCGCTGGCCGTGACCGGCGCGGTCGCGCCCGGCACGGTGGCCGCCACCACCGGGTGGCTCGCCGAGCAGGACGTGCTGGTGACGCACCTGGACCTGGGTCGCCGCACCCTCGAGGACGTCTTCCTCGACCTCACCGGACGGAGCCTGCGATGA
- a CDS encoding ABC transporter permease, translated as MSVPDAPAAPRPDGPAAAPPARRVLAQAAFEARMILRNGEQVLVAVVIPVLALVGLVQASFVALDTGGTSRIDFLTPGVLALAVMTASFTSQAIATAFDRRNGVLRLMATTPLGRGGLLAGKVLGVLAVEAVQVVLIGAAAVALGWRPDATGVLLALVGVVLGTAAFTALALLVAGTLRAEAVLALANLLLLVLALGGGVIVPADRLPGPLATLAAWLPSGALGDVLRGALVDGALPLVPVLVLAGWTALLGALAARLFRWH; from the coding sequence ATGAGCGTGCCCGACGCCCCTGCGGCACCTCGTCCCGACGGACCCGCCGCGGCACCGCCCGCGCGGCGCGTGCTCGCGCAGGCCGCGTTCGAGGCGCGCATGATCCTGCGCAACGGCGAGCAGGTGCTGGTCGCGGTGGTCATCCCCGTCCTCGCCCTCGTCGGCCTCGTCCAGGCGTCGTTCGTCGCGCTGGACACCGGCGGCACGAGCCGGATCGACTTCCTCACCCCCGGCGTCCTCGCGCTGGCCGTCATGACGGCGTCCTTCACCTCGCAGGCGATCGCCACGGCGTTCGACCGCCGCAACGGCGTCCTGCGCCTCATGGCGACGACCCCCCTGGGGCGCGGAGGGCTGCTCGCGGGCAAGGTGCTCGGCGTGCTCGCGGTCGAGGCCGTGCAGGTCGTGCTCATCGGAGCCGCCGCCGTCGCGCTCGGGTGGCGTCCGGACGCGACGGGCGTCCTGCTCGCGCTCGTCGGCGTCGTGCTGGGGACCGCAGCCTTCACCGCGCTCGCGCTGCTGGTCGCGGGGACCCTGCGGGCCGAGGCGGTGCTCGCGCTGGCCAACCTGCTGCTGCTCGTGCTCGCGCTGGGCGGCGGCGTCATCGTGCCCGCGGACCGCCTGCCCGGGCCGCTGGCGACGCTCGCCGCGTGGCTGCCGTCCGGGGCCCTGGGCGACGTGCTGCGCGGTGCGCTGGTCGACGGTGCGCTGCCGCTCGTCCCGGTGCTCGTGCTGGCCGGGTGGACCGCCCTGCTCGGCGCCCTGGCAGCGCGGCTCTTCCGCTGGCACTGA
- a CDS encoding helix-turn-helix transcriptional regulator, producing the protein MTGSTPLADRSADADRSADAASEHDASTRRRILQLVASDGPVSAADLAAALDLAAAGVRRHLQALELADQVAVHVGPAGSRGRGRPARRYVVTGQGQAVLTQRYAEIATDALHFLADAAGPRAVRQFAEHRVAELEARHADVVDAAGEDVAARAHALARALADDGYAASARPVPGTTVVQLCQGHCPVQDVAAQFPELCEAETRAFSRMLGVHVQRLSTLGSGGHVCTTSIPAGVGRSSPPDAVEAPDHPARPPDGRHGRPPTPQPSPAPVHSTEGPTP; encoded by the coding sequence ATGACCGGGTCCACACCCCTCGCCGACCGCAGCGCCGACGCCGACCGCAGCGCCGACGCCGCGAGCGAGCACGACGCCTCCACCCGCCGTCGGATCCTGCAGCTCGTCGCCTCCGACGGTCCGGTCAGCGCCGCTGACCTCGCGGCCGCGCTCGACCTGGCCGCCGCGGGCGTACGCCGGCACCTCCAGGCCCTCGAGCTGGCGGACCAGGTGGCCGTGCACGTCGGCCCCGCGGGGTCGCGCGGTCGCGGCCGGCCCGCGCGGCGCTACGTCGTGACCGGGCAGGGGCAGGCCGTCCTCACCCAGCGGTACGCGGAGATCGCGACGGACGCGCTGCACTTCCTCGCCGACGCGGCCGGCCCGCGCGCCGTGCGGCAGTTCGCCGAGCACCGTGTGGCCGAGCTGGAGGCGCGGCACGCGGACGTCGTCGACGCCGCCGGTGAGGACGTCGCCGCCCGTGCCCACGCCCTCGCCCGGGCCCTGGCCGACGACGGCTACGCCGCGTCGGCGCGCCCCGTCCCCGGGACCACCGTCGTGCAGCTGTGCCAGGGGCACTGCCCCGTCCAGGACGTGGCGGCGCAGTTCCCCGAGCTGTGCGAGGCCGAGACCCGGGCATTCAGCCGGATGCTGGGCGTCCACGTGCAGCGGTTGTCCACGCTCGGCTCGGGGGGCCACGTGTGCACCACGAGCATCCCCGCCGGTGTCGGCCGGTCGTCGCCGCCGGACGCCGTCGAGGCGCCCGACCACCCCGCGCGGCCGCCGGACGGTCGGCACGGCCGACCACCGACCCCCCAGCCCTCCCCAGCCCCCGTGCACTCGACGGAAGGACCGACACCATGA
- a CDS encoding NUDIX domain-containing protein — MSDEALVDVPRERDVVEHRLLHDGRVWDVVSDTVRLDDGDVVREYVDHPGAVAVIALDDEDRVLLLSQYRHPVRHVLWEPPAGLLDVENEDLVTAAARELAEEADLVAGRWWRLAEYFTSPGGSDERITIFLARDLSPVPEAERYVRGEEEADIVPVWVPLDDVVAGVMAGRLHCPTTVVGVLAAVAARGAGWSGLTEVTPA; from the coding sequence GTGAGCGACGAGGCGCTCGTCGACGTCCCGCGCGAGCGGGACGTCGTCGAGCACCGCCTGCTGCACGACGGACGGGTGTGGGACGTGGTGTCCGACACGGTGCGGCTCGACGACGGTGACGTCGTGCGCGAGTACGTCGACCACCCCGGCGCCGTCGCGGTGATCGCGCTCGACGACGAGGACCGCGTGCTGCTGCTCTCCCAGTACCGGCACCCGGTGCGCCACGTGCTGTGGGAGCCGCCCGCCGGTCTGCTGGACGTCGAGAACGAGGACCTCGTCACGGCGGCCGCCCGCGAGCTCGCCGAGGAGGCGGACCTCGTGGCCGGCCGGTGGTGGCGGCTCGCGGAGTACTTCACCTCGCCCGGTGGGTCCGACGAGCGCATCACGATCTTCCTCGCGCGGGACCTGTCGCCCGTGCCCGAGGCCGAGCGCTACGTGCGCGGCGAGGAGGAGGCCGACATCGTGCCCGTCTGGGTGCCGCTGGACGACGTCGTCGCCGGGGTGATGGCCGGCCGGCTGCACTGCCCGACCACGGTCGTCGGCGTCCTCGCGGCCGTGGCCGCGCGCGGTGCCGGCTGGTCGGGTCTCACCGAGGTGACGCCCGCCTGA
- a CDS encoding COX15/CtaA family protein, producing the protein MTGTMPSPDSTSQREHERPPGSPRRVVALLDRLRPGWTQRAVVANLVAQIGIVVTGGAVRLTGSGLGCSTWPYCEPGRFTPELHAEMTIHPLIEFGNRTLTGVLLVVALAVALLAGLDRTRSLSYRRLAWAPFAGVVVQAGVGGITVLVDLHPAIVGSHFLISAALIAVSAWLLVRRREGDGPVVPVVDERVRTLARGLAVLGAVVVALGVVVTGAGPHSGDEEVGYRFAVDPYAVARVHALSVWAFVVTLAVILVLLARARRVADAGSGGPARALRSGLVLMAVTLAQGLVGYVQLFTGLPIALVNLHMLGAGVLIAAIASFLGTLRRREA; encoded by the coding sequence GTGACCGGCACGATGCCCTCCCCCGACTCGACGTCCCAGCGCGAGCACGAGCGCCCGCCCGGGTCGCCCCGGCGGGTCGTCGCCCTCCTCGACCGCCTGCGGCCGGGCTGGACGCAGCGCGCGGTCGTCGCCAACCTCGTGGCGCAGATCGGCATCGTCGTGACCGGTGGGGCCGTCCGGCTGACCGGATCGGGCCTCGGGTGCTCGACGTGGCCGTACTGCGAGCCCGGCCGGTTCACGCCCGAGCTCCACGCCGAGATGACCATCCACCCGCTCATCGAGTTCGGGAACCGCACGCTGACGGGTGTGCTCCTCGTGGTGGCACTGGCCGTGGCCCTCCTCGCGGGCCTGGACCGCACGCGGTCGCTGTCCTACCGCCGGCTGGCCTGGGCGCCGTTCGCCGGCGTGGTCGTCCAGGCGGGCGTCGGCGGCATCACGGTGCTCGTCGACCTGCACCCCGCGATCGTGGGCTCGCACTTCCTCATCTCCGCCGCGCTCATCGCCGTCTCCGCATGGCTGCTGGTCCGGCGGCGCGAGGGCGACGGGCCGGTCGTCCCGGTCGTCGACGAGCGCGTCCGCACCCTGGCCCGCGGCCTGGCTGTCCTCGGGGCCGTCGTGGTGGCGCTGGGCGTCGTCGTGACGGGGGCCGGGCCGCACTCCGGGGACGAGGAGGTCGGGTACCGGTTCGCCGTCGACCCGTACGCCGTGGCGCGGGTCCACGCGCTGTCCGTGTGGGCGTTCGTCGTGACCCTCGCCGTGATCCTGGTGCTGCTCGCCCGCGCCCGCCGCGTCGCGGACGCCGGGTCGGGCGGTCCGGCCCGCGCCCTGCGCTCGGGCCTGGTCCTGATGGCCGTCACGCTCGCCCAGGGGCTCGTCGGGTACGTGCAGCTGTTCACCGGGCTGCCGATCGCCCTGGTCAACCTGCACATGCTCGGCGCCGGCGTCCTGATCGCCGCGATCGCGTCCTTCCTCGGGACGCTGCGCCGCCGCGAGGCCTGA
- the sufC gene encoding Fe-S cluster assembly ATPase SufC, which produces MSTLEIRDLHVSVETKEGAKPILRGVDLTVNSGETHAIMGPNGSGKSTLAYSLAGHPKYEITSGTVLLDGEDVLAMSVDERARAGMFLAMQYPVEVPGVSVSNFLRTAKTAISGEAPPLRTWVKDVRAAMDDLRMDASFAERSVNEGFSGGEKKRHEILQMELLKPRFAILDETDSGLDVDALRVVSEGVNRVKAGGDVGVLLITHYTRILRYITPDFVHVFVDGRIAEQGGPELAERLENEGYDRFLAAGTSV; this is translated from the coding sequence ATGTCCACCCTGGAGATCCGCGACCTGCACGTCAGCGTCGAGACGAAGGAGGGCGCCAAGCCCATCCTCCGCGGCGTCGACCTCACCGTGAACAGCGGCGAGACCCACGCGATCATGGGCCCGAACGGGTCCGGCAAGTCCACGCTGGCGTACTCGCTGGCCGGGCACCCGAAGTACGAAATCACGTCGGGCACCGTGCTGCTCGACGGCGAGGACGTCCTCGCGATGAGCGTCGACGAGCGCGCCCGCGCGGGCATGTTCCTCGCGATGCAGTACCCCGTCGAGGTCCCGGGCGTCTCGGTGTCGAACTTCCTGCGCACCGCCAAGACGGCCATCTCCGGCGAGGCGCCGCCGCTGCGCACGTGGGTCAAGGACGTGCGTGCCGCGATGGACGACCTGCGCATGGACGCCTCCTTCGCCGAGCGCTCCGTCAACGAGGGCTTCTCCGGTGGTGAGAAGAAGCGCCACGAGATCCTCCAGATGGAGCTGCTCAAGCCGCGCTTCGCGATCCTCGACGAGACCGACTCCGGTCTGGACGTCGACGCCCTGCGCGTCGTGTCCGAGGGCGTCAACCGCGTCAAGGCCGGCGGCGACGTGGGCGTCCTGCTCATCACGCACTACACGCGCATCCTGCGGTACATCACCCCGGACTTCGTGCACGTCTTCGTCGACGGCCGGATCGCCGAGCAGGGTGGCCCGGAGCTGGCCGAGCGCCTCGAGAACGAGGGCTACGACCGCTTCCTCGCCGCCGGCACCTCGGTCTGA
- the sufB gene encoding Fe-S cluster assembly protein SufB → MSAPTDDTATRPATGEPMSQDEAIASIGNYTYGWHDPDVAGAVARRGLSEDVVRDISRLKNEPEWMLKTRLKSLRLFEKKPMPWWGADLSGIDFDNIKYFVRSTEKQATSWEDLPEDIKNTYDRLGIPEAEKQRLVAGVAAQYESEVVYHQIQESLEEQGVIFLDTDTALREHPEIFEQYFGSVIPPGDNKFAALNSAVWSGGSFVYVPPGVHVEIPLQAYFRINTENMGQFERTLIIADEGSYVHYVEGCTAPIYQSDSLHSAVVEIIVKKNARVRYTTIQNWSNNVYNLVTKRATAAEGATMEWVDGNIGSKVTMKYPAIYLMGEHARGETLSIAFAGEGQHQDAGSKMVHAAPRTSSSIVSKSVARGGGRTSYRGLVQILEGAEHSASNVLCDALLVDQISRSDTYPYVDVREDDVSMGHEATVSRVSEDQLFYLMSRGMTETEAMAMIVRGFVEPIARELPMEYALELNRLIELQMEGAVG, encoded by the coding sequence ATGAGCGCACCCACGGACGACACGGCCACCCGGCCGGCGACCGGTGAGCCGATGAGCCAGGACGAGGCCATCGCCTCGATCGGCAACTACACCTACGGGTGGCACGACCCGGACGTCGCCGGCGCCGTCGCGCGCCGCGGCCTGTCCGAGGACGTCGTGCGCGACATCTCGCGGCTCAAGAACGAGCCCGAGTGGATGCTCAAGACGCGTCTGAAGTCGCTGCGGCTGTTCGAGAAGAAGCCCATGCCCTGGTGGGGCGCGGACCTGTCGGGCATCGACTTCGACAACATCAAGTACTTCGTGCGGTCCACCGAGAAGCAGGCCACCAGCTGGGAGGACCTGCCCGAGGACATCAAGAACACGTACGACCGGCTCGGCATCCCGGAGGCGGAGAAGCAGCGCCTGGTCGCGGGCGTCGCCGCGCAGTACGAGTCCGAGGTCGTCTACCACCAGATCCAGGAGTCGCTCGAGGAGCAGGGCGTCATCTTCCTCGACACCGACACGGCTCTGCGCGAGCACCCGGAGATCTTCGAGCAGTACTTCGGCTCCGTGATCCCGCCCGGCGACAACAAGTTCGCCGCGCTCAACAGCGCCGTGTGGTCCGGTGGGTCGTTCGTCTACGTGCCGCCGGGCGTCCACGTCGAGATCCCGCTGCAGGCCTACTTCCGCATCAACACGGAGAACATGGGCCAGTTCGAGCGGACGCTGATCATCGCCGACGAGGGCTCGTACGTGCACTACGTCGAGGGCTGCACCGCGCCGATCTACCAGTCGGACTCGCTGCACTCCGCGGTGGTCGAGATCATCGTCAAGAAGAACGCCCGCGTGCGGTACACGACGATCCAGAACTGGTCGAACAACGTGTACAACCTCGTGACCAAGCGGGCGACCGCGGCCGAGGGCGCCACCATGGAGTGGGTCGACGGCAACATCGGCTCCAAGGTCACCATGAAGTACCCGGCGATCTACCTCATGGGTGAGCACGCGCGCGGCGAGACGCTGTCGATCGCGTTCGCCGGCGAGGGCCAGCACCAGGACGCGGGCTCCAAGATGGTGCACGCGGCGCCGCGCACGTCCTCGTCCATCGTGTCGAAGTCGGTGGCGCGCGGGGGCGGTCGCACGTCGTACCGCGGGCTCGTGCAGATCCTCGAGGGGGCCGAGCACTCGGCGTCCAACGTGCTGTGCGACGCACTGCTGGTCGACCAGATCTCGCGCTCGGACACGTACCCGTACGTCGACGTCCGCGAGGACGACGTGTCGATGGGCCACGAGGCCACGGTCTCCCGCGTCAGCGAGGACCAGCTGTTCTACCTGATGTCCCGAGGCATGACCGAGACCGAGGCCATGGCCATGATCGTGCGCGGGTTCGTCGAGCCCATCGCCCGTGAGCTGCCCATGGAGTACGCGCTCGAGCTCAACCGCCTCATCGAGCTGCAGATGGAAGGGGCCGTCGGCTGA